From a region of the Arachis ipaensis cultivar K30076 chromosome B09, Araip1.1, whole genome shotgun sequence genome:
- the LOC107615068 gene encoding uncharacterized protein LOC107615068, whose translation MYDKLSKCEFWKEEVKFLGHVMSKGGIAVDPLKVEAVMEWERPMMVTEVRSFLGLAGYYRRFIHRFSQIALPMTKLTRKEIPFVWTAECEESFQTLKQKLTSVPILILPEPHELFEVYCDASLKAWIRINEEELVDKFAELKLGLGEVEGEACLNQLCISSTFKSEIQRAQQSE comes from the exons ATGTATGATAAGTTGTCCAAATGCGAGTTCTGGAAGGAGGAAGTGAAGTTCTTAGGTCACGTGATGAGTAAAGgtggaatagccgtagatccttTGAAAGTAGaggcggtgatggaatgggaaagaccgaTGATGGTAACAGAGGTTAGGAGCTTTTTGGGGTTAGCTGGATATTACAGAAGGTTTATTCACAGGTTCTCACAAATCGCACTACCAATGACTAAGTTAACAAGGAAAGAGATACCGTTCGTGTGGACGGCAGAGTGTGAGGAGAGTTTTCAGACTTTGAAACAAAAGTTAACTTCAGTGCCAATTTTAATTCTACCTGAACCACATGAACTGtttgaagtgtactgtgatgcttctttgaagg CTTGGATAAGGATTAATGAAGAGGAGTTAGTAGATAAGTTTGCGGAACTTAAGTTAGGTCTTGGTGAAGTTGAAGGGGAAGCTTGTTTGAACCAATTGTGCATTTCAAGTACTTTTAAGTCAGAAATTCAGAGGGCTCAGCAAAGTGAGTAA